A part of Gramella sp. MAR_2010_147 genomic DNA contains:
- a CDS encoding uracil-DNA glycosylase family protein, which produces MEDLLCTIRDCKVCKDHLPLGPRPIIEASKNSKIVLISQAPGRIVHESGIAWNDQSGKKLREWLGVDKDTFYKVDNFAILPMGFCYPGKAKTGDLPPRKECAPLWHESVWKEMKNVQLKIIIGSYAANYYLGKKENLTQKVQNYKEYLPEFWTIPHPSPVNRFWRMKNPWFEAEVVPKLQNKITEILG; this is translated from the coding sequence TTGGAAGATCTTCTGTGTACCATAAGAGATTGCAAGGTTTGTAAAGATCATCTTCCGCTGGGACCAAGGCCTATCATTGAGGCCAGTAAGAATTCTAAAATTGTATTGATTAGTCAGGCGCCCGGAAGAATTGTTCATGAATCTGGAATTGCCTGGAACGATCAAAGTGGTAAAAAGCTAAGGGAATGGCTGGGAGTAGATAAAGATACTTTTTATAAGGTAGATAACTTTGCTATTCTCCCGATGGGTTTTTGCTATCCCGGAAAAGCTAAAACCGGTGATTTGCCTCCCCGAAAAGAATGTGCTCCTTTATGGCATGAATCGGTGTGGAAAGAAATGAAAAATGTTCAGCTGAAAATTATTATTGGCTCTTATGCCGCAAATTACTACCTGGGTAAAAAGGAAAATCTTACTCAAAAGGTTCAGAATTATAAAGAGTATTTACCTGAATTCTGGACAATTCCGCATCCGTCGCCTGTAAACCGATTCTGGCGGATGAAAAACCCCTGGTTTGAAGCTGAAGTGGTACCCAAACTTCAGAATAAAATTACTGAAATATTAGGCTAA
- a CDS encoding 6-carboxytetrahydropterin synthase: MSNIRITKQFSFETGHALYGYDGKCRNVHGHSYKLSVTVVGEPISDNENVKFGMVIDFGDLKKIVKSEIVDQFDHATVFNKNTPHLELANELKDRGHHVILVEYQPTSENMVIDFAKKIKKHLPGHISLHSLKLQETETSFAEWYASDNI, from the coding sequence ATGAGCAACATTAGAATTACCAAACAATTTTCATTTGAGACCGGGCACGCCCTTTATGGCTACGATGGGAAATGTCGAAATGTACATGGTCATAGTTACAAACTGAGCGTAACTGTTGTTGGAGAACCTATTAGTGATAACGAAAATGTGAAATTTGGAATGGTAATAGATTTCGGAGACCTCAAAAAAATCGTAAAGTCTGAGATCGTAGATCAGTTTGATCATGCTACAGTTTTCAATAAGAATACCCCACATCTGGAACTTGCCAACGAATTGAAAGATCGCGGGCATCACGTGATCCTGGTAGAATACCAGCCTACAAGTGAAAATATGGTAATAGATTTCGCTAAGAAAATAAAGAAACATCTTCCAGGACATATTAGTTTACACTCCCTGAAACTTCAGGAAACTGAAACTTCGTTTGCAGAGTGGTATGCTAGTGATAATATTTAG
- the rsmI gene encoding 16S rRNA (cytidine(1402)-2'-O)-methyltransferase produces MGKLFLVPTPIGNLEDITFRAIRVLKEADLILAEDTRNSGKLLKHFEIQTQMHSHHMHNEHKTVEGIVSRIQSGETIALISDAGTPAISDPGFLLTRACVEAGVEVDCLPGATAFVPALVNSGLPNDKFVFEGFLPVKKGRQTRLKILAEETRTMIFYESPHKLIKTLGHFTEYFGEDRRVSVSREITKLHEETIRGTVTEVLTHYTNKPPKGEIVVIVEGKS; encoded by the coding sequence ATGGGAAAACTGTTTCTGGTTCCAACGCCTATTGGAAACCTGGAGGATATTACTTTTAGAGCTATAAGAGTTTTAAAGGAAGCCGATCTTATTTTAGCTGAAGATACTCGAAACAGTGGTAAACTACTGAAGCATTTCGAAATTCAAACCCAGATGCACAGCCACCATATGCATAATGAGCATAAGACGGTTGAAGGAATAGTTTCCCGAATCCAGTCTGGAGAAACGATTGCACTTATAAGCGATGCCGGTACACCCGCCATTTCAGATCCCGGATTTCTTTTAACCAGAGCCTGTGTGGAAGCCGGAGTTGAGGTAGATTGTTTACCCGGTGCCACTGCTTTTGTTCCAGCCTTGGTCAACAGTGGATTACCAAACGATAAATTTGTTTTCGAAGGCTTTCTCCCGGTTAAAAAGGGCAGGCAAACCAGATTAAAAATTCTTGCTGAAGAAACCAGGACCATGATCTTTTACGAATCTCCTCATAAACTGATCAAAACCTTAGGTCATTTTACGGAATATTTTGGCGAGGATAGACGAGTTTCTGTTTCCAGAGAGATTACGAAATTACATGAAGAGACCATTCGAGGTACGGTTACAGAAGTACTTACCCATTATACCAATAAACCTCCCAAAGGGGAAATTGTTGTAATAGTAGAAGGGAAATCCTGA
- the recJ gene encoding single-stranded-DNA-specific exonuclease RecJ, giving the protein MRWTLKPKPDSMTVNSLAEKLGIGIPVAKLLVQRGITSFAEAKKFFRPDLKDLYDPFLMKDMDKAVERIERAIENGENIMVYGDYDVDGTTSVALMSSFLKFRYPNATTYIPDRYEEGYGVSYQGIDYAEDNEVSLIIALDCGIKAIEKVAYAKNKGIDFVICDHHRPGNEIPDAVAVLDPKREDCNYPYDELCGCGVGFKLIQAITQKNKEPEETLLPYLDLVATAIGADIVPITGENRILAYHGLHVINVAPRKGIRSLLGDRKNVSITDVVFIVAPRINAAGRMKHGLHAVNLLTEENETISGNYAEEIETYNTDRRSADKSITEEAKQQVITQKEENRFTTVVYNENWHKGVIGIVASRLTETWYRPTLVFTKSGDRLAASARSVKGFDVYEALESCKEYIEQFGGHKYAAGLTLLESDYLNFKQKFEEVVSGSIDKNLLTPEISIDAELDLKDITAKFYRILKQFAPFGPGNMSPVFLSKGLTDTGFGKCVGEDKTHLKCQVKQEDSKASFDVIGFNLGEKLDLIKEGKKFDAVYSLDENTWNGNTKIQLKLKDIRESI; this is encoded by the coding sequence ATGCGCTGGACCTTAAAACCCAAACCCGATTCTATGACTGTAAATTCTTTAGCAGAGAAGTTGGGGATTGGGATACCAGTCGCTAAACTCCTGGTGCAACGAGGAATCACGTCTTTTGCGGAGGCAAAGAAATTTTTCCGACCTGATCTTAAAGATCTTTATGATCCATTTCTAATGAAAGACATGGATAAGGCTGTAGAACGTATTGAACGGGCTATAGAAAACGGAGAGAACATCATGGTCTATGGAGATTATGATGTAGATGGAACTACCAGTGTTGCATTAATGTCTTCATTTTTGAAATTCCGTTATCCTAATGCGACCACTTATATTCCAGATCGTTATGAGGAAGGATATGGGGTTTCTTATCAAGGAATAGACTATGCCGAAGATAATGAGGTAAGCCTGATTATCGCGTTGGATTGTGGAATTAAAGCTATTGAAAAAGTAGCCTACGCAAAAAATAAAGGGATTGATTTTGTGATTTGTGATCACCATCGCCCGGGGAATGAAATTCCCGATGCCGTTGCAGTTTTAGATCCAAAACGTGAGGATTGTAACTATCCTTATGATGAGCTATGTGGATGCGGAGTTGGTTTTAAGCTTATCCAGGCGATCACTCAAAAAAACAAGGAGCCAGAGGAAACTTTATTGCCATATCTCGATTTAGTTGCCACAGCGATAGGAGCTGATATTGTTCCCATCACCGGGGAAAACAGGATTCTGGCTTATCACGGTTTGCATGTGATTAATGTAGCACCGCGAAAGGGTATCAGAAGCCTATTAGGAGATCGAAAAAATGTGAGTATTACTGATGTGGTTTTTATCGTGGCACCACGTATAAATGCCGCGGGGAGAATGAAACATGGTTTACATGCGGTTAATCTGCTAACGGAAGAGAATGAAACTATTTCCGGAAATTACGCTGAAGAAATTGAAACCTATAATACAGATAGGCGAAGTGCCGATAAAAGTATTACCGAAGAAGCTAAACAGCAAGTCATAACTCAAAAGGAAGAAAACCGATTTACCACTGTAGTTTATAATGAAAACTGGCATAAAGGAGTCATAGGAATCGTTGCTTCCAGGCTAACCGAAACCTGGTACAGGCCAACCCTGGTATTTACCAAGAGTGGCGACAGGCTTGCAGCTTCAGCAAGGTCGGTTAAAGGTTTTGATGTGTATGAAGCTTTGGAAAGCTGTAAAGAATATATTGAGCAATTTGGCGGACATAAATATGCAGCCGGACTTACCCTTTTGGAATCTGATTATCTGAATTTCAAGCAAAAATTTGAGGAAGTGGTCTCGGGAAGTATAGACAAAAACCTATTAACTCCAGAAATAAGTATAGATGCAGAATTGGATCTAAAAGATATTACGGCTAAGTTTTACCGAATTTTGAAACAGTTTGCACCTTTTGGTCCCGGGAATATGTCACCGGTCTTTTTGAGTAAAGGATTGACAGATACAGGTTTTGGGAAATGTGTGGGTGAAGATAAGACCCATTTGAAATGCCAGGTAAAACAGGAAGATTCCAAAGCAAGTTTTGATGTAATAGGTTTTAACCTGGGAGAAAAGTTGGATTTAATAAAAGAAGGTAAAAAATTTGATGCGGTATATAGCCTGGATGAAAATACCTGGAACGGGAATACTAAAATTCAGTTGAAATTAAAGGATATACGAGAAAGTATTTAA
- a CDS encoding 2OG-Fe(II) oxygenase yields the protein MLSTDQELFEQIEFQENPLYERIIQDILERKYSIVDDFFNADEVAILRKQLINKYEEDNFKKAAIGNRTSEVIEKSIRGDFILWINEAEAGEAEKTYFNKINSLVEYLNRTCFMGILTKEFHYAVYPEGTFYKRHLDTFQNDGRRKLSMVCYLNTEDWKPENGGELAIYTQENGQEKQLNIYPFPGRVVIFESQELEHEVKPVKVPRLSITGWLKTR from the coding sequence ATGCTTTCAACCGATCAGGAACTTTTTGAACAAATTGAATTTCAGGAGAATCCGCTTTATGAGCGAATTATCCAGGATATTCTAGAGAGAAAATACAGTATTGTAGATGATTTCTTTAATGCTGATGAGGTTGCGATTCTCCGGAAACAACTAATTAATAAATATGAAGAGGATAATTTTAAAAAAGCAGCGATTGGAAACAGGACCAGTGAGGTAATTGAAAAGTCTATTCGCGGTGATTTTATTCTCTGGATCAATGAAGCGGAAGCGGGAGAAGCAGAAAAAACTTATTTCAACAAGATTAATTCCTTAGTGGAGTATTTAAACAGGACCTGTTTTATGGGAATTCTTACCAAAGAGTTTCATTATGCGGTTTATCCTGAAGGTACGTTTTACAAGAGGCATCTGGATACCTTTCAAAATGATGGGAGGAGAAAGTTATCTATGGTCTGTTATCTGAACACGGAAGACTGGAAACCTGAGAATGGAGGTGAACTTGCGATCTATACCCAGGAAAACGGACAGGAAAAACAACTGAATATCTACCCGTTTCCGGGACGAGTGGTGATTTTCGAAAGTCAGGAGCTGGAACATGAGGTGAAACCTGTAAAAGTTCCCCGACTGAGTATCACCGGTTGGCTAAAAACAAGGTAA
- a CDS encoding UDP-2,3-diacylglucosamine diphosphatase, giving the protein MNIPQGKKVYFSSDNHLGAPTMEESRKREAVFVKWLDEIKEDAAAIFLLGDLFDFWFEYKHVVPKGFVRTLGKLAEIKDSGIPIYFFVGNHDLWMNDYFESELNIPVYHRPKEFEFNNKTFLVGHGDGLGPGDKGYKRMKKVFTNPLSKWLYRWLHPDLGVPLAQYFSVKNKMISGDEDQTFLGEDEEWLIQYCRRKLETKHYDYFLFGHRHLPLEIDLNGKSTYINTGDWISHYTYAVFDGELLELKKLDS; this is encoded by the coding sequence ATGAATATCCCTCAAGGCAAAAAAGTATATTTTTCCAGCGATAATCATCTTGGCGCTCCCACTATGGAAGAAAGCCGAAAGCGAGAAGCTGTTTTTGTAAAATGGCTGGATGAGATTAAAGAGGATGCTGCCGCAATATTTCTCCTGGGTGATCTGTTCGATTTCTGGTTTGAATATAAACATGTGGTTCCAAAAGGATTTGTGCGTACCCTTGGAAAGCTTGCTGAAATTAAAGACAGTGGTATCCCCATCTATTTTTTTGTGGGAAATCACGACCTGTGGATGAACGATTATTTTGAAAGTGAATTAAACATTCCGGTATATCATCGTCCAAAAGAATTTGAATTCAATAATAAAACTTTTTTGGTAGGACATGGGGATGGCCTTGGTCCAGGCGACAAAGGCTATAAAAGAATGAAAAAAGTCTTTACCAATCCGCTTTCTAAATGGCTTTATAGATGGCTACATCCAGATTTAGGAGTGCCTTTAGCGCAGTATTTCTCCGTAAAGAACAAAATGATCTCGGGAGATGAAGATCAGACTTTTCTTGGCGAGGACGAAGAATGGCTCATTCAGTATTGCAGAAGAAAACTGGAAACCAAACACTATGATTATTTCCTATTTGGCCATCGACATTTGCCTTTAGAAATAGACCTCAACGGAAAATCTACCTACATCAATACCGGAGATTGGATAAGCCATTACACCTACGCGGTTTTTGATGGGGAATTATTAGAGTTGAAAAAACTCGATTCTTAA